In Wenyingzhuangia fucanilytica, the following are encoded in one genomic region:
- a CDS encoding voltage-gated chloride channel family protein, whose translation MNGFRKQYSISDYPSITKEFIKWLGFSLVIGTLVGIASAALLVSLNWSTNYREAHKVIIWLLPIGGLFVGLLYHYYGQSVAKGNNQLLEELNTPKDIIPFKMAPLIFLGTVVSHLFGASVGREGTAVQIGGAIADQFSGWFKMNKHDRRIIILMGISSGFAGLFGTPLAGAVFALEVLLIGKIKYNAILPCLLVAVVSNYVSREVSHYLHVPHTHYHIDAVPKLNTLNFFWCIFAGILFGIVSTFFSKGVKFFSQFSKYIKYPPLRPVIGGTAMAVLIYFIGTKYIGLGIPTILESFNTTMNTYDFAIKIILTTFCIAFGFKGGEVTPLFFIGATLGSALSMFVPLPISLLAGMGFVAVFSGATNTPIACTLMGIELFGMEGGVYIAIACVTAYIFSGHTGIYTSQIVGVAKTDKYSKEEGTRINEIHRE comes from the coding sequence ATGAACGGCTTTCGTAAACAATATTCCATTTCTGATTATCCATCCATCACTAAAGAGTTTATAAAATGGTTAGGCTTTTCGTTGGTTATTGGTACATTGGTGGGTATTGCATCGGCAGCTTTATTAGTCTCTTTAAACTGGTCTACTAATTACCGAGAAGCACACAAAGTCATTATATGGCTATTACCTATTGGAGGCTTATTTGTAGGGCTTTTATACCATTATTACGGACAATCTGTAGCCAAGGGAAATAATCAACTTTTAGAAGAGCTAAACACCCCAAAAGATATCATTCCTTTTAAAATGGCACCGCTAATTTTTTTAGGAACGGTGGTTTCACATTTATTTGGAGCTTCGGTAGGTCGAGAGGGTACTGCAGTACAAATTGGAGGAGCTATTGCCGATCAGTTTTCTGGTTGGTTTAAAATGAATAAGCACGACAGACGCATTATTATACTAATGGGAATTAGTAGTGGTTTTGCCGGATTGTTTGGAACTCCATTAGCTGGAGCTGTATTTGCCTTAGAAGTTTTATTAATTGGAAAGATAAAATACAATGCTATTTTACCTTGTTTGTTGGTGGCTGTAGTCTCTAATTATGTCTCTAGAGAAGTTTCACATTACTTACACGTACCCCATACACATTACCATATTGATGCGGTTCCTAAATTAAATACCTTAAACTTTTTTTGGTGCATTTTTGCAGGAATCTTATTTGGTATTGTAAGTACATTTTTTTCTAAAGGAGTAAAATTCTTTAGTCAATTTTCAAAATATATTAAATACCCTCCTTTACGTCCAGTTATTGGTGGAACTGCAATGGCTGTTTTAATTTATTTTATTGGTACTAAATATATTGGTTTGGGAATTCCAACCATTTTAGAATCGTTTAACACTACAATGAACACTTACGACTTTGCTATAAAAATTATCCTAACCACTTTTTGTATTGCCTTTGGTTTTAAAGGTGGAGAAGTAACCCCTTTGTTTTTTATTGGAGCAACTTTGGGTAGCGCACTTTCTATGTTTGTTCCCTTGCCTATTAGTTTATTAGCAGGAATGGGATTTGTAGCAGTTTTTTCTGGAGCTACCAACACACCAATTGCTTGTACTTTAATGGGAATAGAGTTATTTGGTATGGAAGGTGGTGTATACATAGCCATTGCCTGTGTAACGGCTTATATATTTTCTGGCCACACAGGAATTTATACTTCTCAAATTGTTGGCGTTGCTAAGACTGATAAGTATTCTAAGGAAGAAGGAACAAGAATTAATGAAATTCATCGAGAATAA
- a CDS encoding DUF3575 domain-containing protein: MKKVLFLFVLLSTLNITAQNSEIKVDLLDILVLRTLDVSYEHQLNDEASMGLSVFINFEPKSNNFRYNEDFQITPYFRQFLTDTGGFDVFGELFGSLNFAETKADEFGDTKNYTDFALGLGAGAKHVSRNGYVFEINAGVGRNLFNSSVSRQFVPRFGISVGKQF, encoded by the coding sequence ATGAAAAAAGTATTATTTCTGTTTGTTTTGTTGAGTACACTAAACATTACGGCACAAAACAGCGAAATTAAAGTTGACCTTTTAGATATTTTAGTCTTAAGAACTTTAGATGTTTCTTATGAACATCAATTAAATGATGAAGCATCAATGGGGCTTTCGGTTTTTATTAATTTTGAACCTAAAAGCAACAATTTTAGATATAATGAAGATTTTCAAATCACCCCGTATTTCCGTCAATTTTTAACAGATACTGGAGGATTTGATGTCTTTGGAGAATTGTTTGGATCCTTAAATTTTGCAGAAACCAAAGCTGATGAATTTGGAGACACCAAAAACTACACTGATTTTGCCCTAGGCTTAGGGGCTGGAGCAAAACATGTATCTAGAAATGGATATGTTTTTGAAATCAACGCTGGAGTGGGTAGAAATTTATTTAACTCAAGTGTTTCTAGGCAATTTGTTCCAAGATTTGGAATTAGCGTAGGTAAACAATTCTAA
- a CDS encoding polyprenyl synthetase family protein, with the protein MKITERIQQPIYQEMAAFENKFKEAMATKVPLLNRITHYIVRRKGKQMRPMFVFLVAKMVSNGNFNERTYRGAAVIELIHTATLVHDDVVDDSNKRRGFFSINALWKNKIAVLVGDFLLSKGLLLSIDNDDFDILKLISIAVREMSEGELLQIEKARRLDITEEVYFEIIRQKTATLISACCGIGAASVGANKEEVDKMRLFGEYIGIAFQIKDDLFDYSDEQIGKPTGIDIKEQKMTLPLIHTLNNCSDKDRKWLINSVKNHNTDKKRVKEVIQFVKDHNGLAYTTERMHDYKNKALDILNTYPDTEYKASLLTMIDYVVERKK; encoded by the coding sequence ATGAAAATAACAGAACGCATTCAACAACCTATATACCAAGAAATGGCTGCCTTTGAAAACAAATTCAAAGAAGCCATGGCAACCAAGGTACCGTTGTTAAATCGTATTACCCACTATATTGTTCGTAGGAAAGGAAAACAAATGCGACCTATGTTTGTTTTTCTTGTTGCTAAAATGGTTTCTAACGGAAATTTTAACGAGAGAACTTATAGAGGTGCTGCTGTTATAGAACTTATACACACCGCAACTTTGGTGCATGATGATGTGGTAGATGACAGTAATAAACGTAGAGGATTCTTTTCTATAAATGCACTTTGGAAAAATAAAATTGCTGTTTTAGTAGGTGATTTTTTACTTTCTAAAGGATTGTTATTAAGTATAGATAATGATGATTTTGATATTCTAAAACTGATTTCTATCGCAGTGCGAGAAATGAGTGAAGGAGAATTATTACAAATAGAAAAAGCCAGACGTTTAGATATTACAGAAGAAGTTTATTTTGAAATTATCAGACAAAAAACAGCTACTTTAATTTCTGCTTGTTGTGGAATTGGAGCAGCATCTGTTGGTGCTAACAAAGAAGAGGTTGATAAAATGCGTTTGTTTGGAGAGTATATTGGTATTGCTTTCCAAATAAAAGACGACTTGTTTGATTACTCCGATGAACAAATAGGAAAACCTACGGGAATTGATATTAAAGAACAAAAAATGACTTTGCCTTTAATTCACACCCTAAACAACTGTAGTGATAAAGACCGTAAATGGTTGATTAACTCTGTTAAAAACCATAACACTGATAAAAAAAGAGTAAAAGAAGTTATTCAGTTTGTAAAAGACCACAATGGTTTAGCATATACCACCGAGAGAATGCACGATTACAAAAACAAAGCTTTGGATATTTTAAACACTTATCCAGATACTGAATACAAAGCATCTTTATTAACCATGATAGATTACGTTGTGGAGCGTAAAAAATAA
- the purE gene encoding 5-(carboxyamino)imidazole ribonucleotide mutase: MKVAIVMGSDSDLPVMQQAIDILKEFEIETEVDIVSAHRTPEKLFDFSTNAHKRGVSVIIAGAGGAAHLPGMVASMSPLPVIGVPVKSSNSIDGWDSVLSILQMPGGVPVATVALNGAKNAGILAAQIIGATNSTVLDSIVAYKEGLKSKVIEAAERVKTSQQEK, from the coding sequence ATGAAAGTAGCCATCGTCATGGGATCTGATTCAGATTTACCAGTAATGCAACAAGCCATTGATATTTTAAAAGAATTTGAAATTGAAACAGAAGTAGATATTGTATCTGCTCACAGAACTCCAGAAAAATTATTCGATTTTTCTACCAATGCACATAAAAGAGGTGTTTCTGTAATTATTGCAGGAGCTGGTGGTGCTGCTCATTTACCAGGAATGGTAGCCTCTATGAGCCCATTACCTGTTATTGGTGTACCTGTAAAATCTAGCAACTCTATTGATGGTTGGGATTCTGTATTATCTATACTACAAATGCCAGGGGGAGTTCCTGTGGCAACAGTTGCTTTAAATGGTGCAAAAAATGCTGGTATTTTAGCTGCTCAAATTATTGGAGCTACTAACAGTACTGTTTTAGATAGTATTGTAGCTTATAAAGAAGGGTTAAAATCTAAAGTTATAGAAGCAGCCGAAAGAGTAAAAACATCTCAACAAGAAAAATAA
- a CDS encoding 5-(carboxyamino)imidazole ribonucleotide synthase: MENYFSSDFKLGVLGGGQLGRMLLAETQKFDVHTCILDSSKDAPCAPYCNEFFIGNLLDYNDVYRFGKKVDVLTIEIEHVNIKALYKLEEEGVKVYPQPSVIETIQHKGKQKDFYKAKNIPTSPHLRFNSLAELKEANLTEFPFVWKSAQFGYDGMGVKIVRSTDDINNLPDTECITEELIPFKNELAVIVARNADGKVKTYPVVEMEFHPEANQVEYVICPARISDEVAAKARRVAMDVANAFKHVGLLAVEMFQTENDDIIINEVAPRTHNSGHYSIEASHTSQFEQHLRTILNLPLGNTDSKLAGIMVNLVGAEGYTGDVVYENITEILKIDGVTPHIYGKKTTKPFRKMGHVTIVNKDINIARKTAELVKNTVKVISK; this comes from the coding sequence ATGGAAAATTATTTTTCTTCTGACTTTAAATTAGGGGTTCTTGGCGGAGGACAATTAGGGCGTATGCTTTTAGCAGAAACTCAAAAATTTGATGTTCATACCTGTATTTTAGACAGCTCTAAAGACGCACCTTGCGCACCTTACTGTAACGAATTTTTTATAGGTAACCTACTTGATTACAACGACGTATATCGTTTTGGTAAAAAGGTAGATGTATTAACTATAGAAATAGAACACGTTAATATAAAAGCACTTTACAAACTTGAAGAAGAAGGTGTAAAAGTATATCCGCAACCTAGTGTGATAGAAACCATTCAACACAAAGGAAAACAAAAAGACTTTTACAAAGCGAAAAACATTCCTACTTCTCCTCATCTGCGTTTTAATTCTTTAGCCGAATTAAAAGAAGCTAATTTGACTGAATTCCCTTTTGTATGGAAATCTGCTCAATTTGGATATGATGGAATGGGTGTAAAAATTGTTCGTTCTACAGATGATATCAACAATTTACCAGATACCGAGTGTATTACCGAGGAGTTAATTCCTTTTAAAAACGAATTAGCAGTTATTGTTGCTAGAAATGCCGATGGAAAAGTAAAAACTTATCCAGTTGTAGAAATGGAATTTCACCCAGAAGCAAATCAAGTAGAATATGTTATTTGCCCTGCTCGTATTAGCGATGAAGTTGCTGCCAAAGCTCGTAGAGTAGCAATGGATGTTGCCAATGCTTTTAAACATGTAGGATTATTAGCAGTGGAAATGTTTCAAACAGAAAATGACGACATTATTATTAACGAAGTTGCTCCAAGAACACACAATAGTGGACATTATAGTATTGAAGCATCTCACACCAGTCAGTTTGAACAACATTTAAGAACTATTCTAAATTTACCTTTAGGAAATACCGATAGTAAATTGGCCGGAATTATGGTTAACTTAGTTGGAGCCGAAGGATACACAGGTGATGTAGTATATGAAAACATTACCGAAATTTTAAAAATAGATGGAGTTACTCCACATATTTACGGTAAAAAAACAACCAAACCTTTCCGTAAAATGGGACATGTAACCATTGTAAATAAAGACATCAACATTGCTCGTAAAACAGCAGAATTGGTAAAAAACACTGTTAAAGTAATATCAAAATAA
- the greA gene encoding transcription elongation factor GreA, with amino-acid sequence MSEVSYYSEEGFKKLKEELEFLEQTERPRVSNEIAEARDKGDLSENAEYHAAKEEQSLLELKIAKLKNVVANARILDESQIDTSKILVHSKVKIKNVANGMEFNYTLVADSETDIKNGKLSVNSPIGKGLLGHKQGEIAEIQAPNGVMKFEIVEISR; translated from the coding sequence ATGAGTGAAGTATCATACTATTCTGAAGAAGGATTTAAGAAATTAAAAGAAGAATTAGAATTTTTAGAGCAAACAGAACGCCCTAGAGTTTCTAACGAAATTGCTGAGGCTAGGGATAAGGGAGATTTAAGTGAGAATGCTGAATATCATGCTGCAAAGGAAGAACAATCTTTATTAGAACTAAAAATAGCAAAGTTAAAAAATGTAGTTGCCAATGCTCGTATTTTAGATGAATCGCAAATAGATACTTCTAAAATATTAGTTCATTCTAAGGTGAAAATTAAGAATGTAGCTAATGGAATGGAGTTTAATTATACGTTGGTGGCAGATTCTGAAACGGATATTAAAAACGGAAAATTATCTGTAAATTCTCCTATTGGTAAAGGATTGCTAGGACATAAGCAAGGAGAGATAGCCGAAATTCAAGCTCCAAATGGGGTGATGAAATTTGAAATTGTAGAGATTTCTAGGTAG
- a CDS encoding HIT family protein — MSIFTKIINGEIPSYKIAENEDFFVFLDINPNAAGHTLVVPKKEVNKVFDLDDELYTKLFQYSKTIATAIEKAVPCKRVGMSVIGLEVPHVHVHLIPLNQMADATFGKKEKLTEAEFKALAGKIASYL, encoded by the coding sequence ATGAGCATTTTTACCAAAATAATTAACGGAGAAATTCCAAGTTATAAAATAGCAGAAAACGAAGATTTTTTTGTGTTTTTAGACATCAACCCAAATGCTGCGGGGCACACTTTAGTAGTGCCTAAAAAAGAGGTTAATAAAGTTTTTGATTTGGATGATGAATTATACACCAAATTGTTTCAATATTCTAAAACTATTGCAACTGCTATAGAAAAAGCAGTGCCTTGTAAAAGAGTGGGGATGTCTGTAATTGGTTTAGAAGTACCACATGTACATGTGCATTTAATTCCGCTAAACCAAATGGCTGATGCTACTTTTGGTAAAAAGGAAAAATTAACAGAAGCTGAGTTTAAAGCTTTGGCAGGAAAAATTGCGAGTTATTTGTAA
- a CDS encoding sensor histidine kinase, which produces MNTILRIIKAKKILLLLALGIVGIILWNTYQFFKEFQRQEIVKMEILADAYFQFNKAKPDDDISLLVKIIENNVSIPMIVTDDKDNILLDQNISYETEEKTQVLSKKLKEMKALHPPIEINISETKNQYIYYSYSEILNKLRFYPLALILIFIVFLAIIYTVFNASAVSEKNKLWSGMAKETAHQIGTPLSSLLGWVEILRAENINPSYVNEIEKDVEHLNIIANRFSKIGSKPTLELHNPSDIIEDTIAYFKIRTSKNIVFNYNKPLEEVKIMLNKDLFGWVLENIIKNAIDAMQGKGNIDIQLIDSNSGIKILITDTGKGIPKNLHKKIFEPGFTTKTRGWGLGLSLTKRIINKYHNGKVFVKQSQQHTGSTFQINIPK; this is translated from the coding sequence ATGAATACTATTCTTCGTATTATTAAAGCTAAAAAAATACTGCTTTTATTAGCATTGGGTATTGTGGGTATTATTTTATGGAATACTTATCAATTTTTTAAAGAATTTCAACGACAAGAAATTGTTAAAATGGAAATTTTAGCTGATGCCTATTTTCAATTTAACAAAGCAAAACCAGATGATGATATTAGTTTACTGGTTAAAATAATAGAGAACAATGTCTCTATACCTATGATTGTAACAGATGATAAAGACAACATTCTTTTAGACCAAAACATTAGCTACGAAACCGAAGAAAAAACACAGGTTTTAAGTAAAAAACTTAAGGAGATGAAAGCTCTTCATCCTCCTATAGAAATTAATATTTCGGAAACTAAAAACCAATACATTTATTATTCTTATTCCGAAATACTTAACAAGCTAAGGTTTTATCCTTTGGCATTGATTCTTATTTTTATTGTTTTTTTAGCCATTATTTATACTGTTTTTAACGCCTCTGCTGTTTCTGAAAAAAATAAATTATGGAGTGGAATGGCCAAAGAAACTGCGCATCAAATAGGAACACCTCTATCCTCTTTATTAGGTTGGGTAGAAATTTTACGTGCAGAAAATATAAATCCTAGTTATGTAAATGAAATTGAAAAAGATGTAGAGCATTTAAACATTATTGCCAATCGTTTTTCTAAAATAGGATCTAAACCTACGCTTGAGCTTCACAATCCTTCTGACATCATAGAAGATACCATTGCATATTTTAAAATTCGTACTTCTAAAAACATTGTTTTTAACTACAATAAACCATTAGAGGAAGTTAAAATTATGCTAAACAAAGATCTGTTTGGTTGGGTACTGGAAAATATTATTAAAAATGCCATTGATGCCATGCAAGGCAAAGGAAATATTGATATCCAATTGATTGACAGCAATTCTGGAATTAAAATATTAATCACCGATACTGGAAAAGGAATTCCTAAAAACCTACATAAAAAAATATTTGAACCTGGTTTTACCACCAAAACTAGAGGTTGGGGCTTAGGATTATCATTAACCAAAAGAATTATCAATAAATACCACAACGGAAAAGTATTTGTAAAACAATCTCAACAACATACCGGAAGTACTTTTCAGATAAATATTCCTAAGTAA
- a CDS encoding RNA methyltransferase has product MVNNLEQGYFGIGIYNGKTPENLGVLWRSAQNMGASFIYTIGNRYSKQACDTHKAVGAMPYFHYDSFEEFYKHLPKSAVLVGVELDDKAVPLETFQHPKRCVYLLGAEDHGLSNEAIEKSHFLVKFKSTLSLNVAVAGSIIMYDRGAKTPINL; this is encoded by the coding sequence ATGGTTAATAATTTAGAACAGGGCTATTTTGGTATTGGAATTTACAATGGAAAAACTCCAGAAAACTTAGGAGTTTTATGGAGGTCTGCTCAAAATATGGGAGCAAGTTTTATATACACTATTGGAAATAGATATTCCAAACAAGCTTGCGATACACACAAAGCTGTGGGAGCAATGCCCTATTTCCATTATGATAGTTTTGAAGAATTTTATAAGCATTTACCCAAAAGTGCTGTGTTGGTTGGGGTTGAATTAGATGACAAAGCAGTTCCTTTAGAAACTTTTCAACATCCAAAAAGATGTGTATATTTATTAGGTGCTGAAGATCATGGTTTATCAAATGAAGCCATAGAGAAATCTCATTTTCTAGTAAAATTTAAATCTACCCTTAGTTTAAATGTTGCTGTTGCAGGCAGTATTATTATGTATGATAGAGGAGCTAAAACTCCTATAAATTTATAA
- a CDS encoding trimeric intracellular cation channel family protein produces MDTIIEYINISGSFVFAVSGALIAMKKRLDPFGVLIVAFITAVGGGTLRDILIDRQVFWLYNNSIIYAVITGATVAMIFKSKMNFFSKPIFFYDALGLGLFSITGVQIGLEADLSSSICILLGTVTGVFGGVLRDVVVNRIPVVFKKEIYATASILGGFLYLFLMKLEVPNPYLQIAPILFIIIIRLTAVFFNISLPSIYKDKLKHG; encoded by the coding sequence ATGGATACTATTATAGAATACATCAACATCTCTGGTTCTTTTGTTTTTGCTGTTTCGGGAGCTTTAATCGCCATGAAAAAAAGGTTAGATCCTTTTGGCGTTTTAATTGTTGCCTTTATTACTGCCGTAGGTGGCGGAACTCTAAGAGATATTCTTATAGACAGACAAGTTTTTTGGCTGTACAACAACTCTATTATTTATGCAGTAATTACCGGAGCAACCGTAGCCATGATTTTTAAATCTAAAATGAATTTTTTCTCAAAACCCATTTTTTTCTACGATGCTTTAGGTTTAGGGCTGTTCTCTATAACAGGAGTTCAAATAGGTTTAGAAGCCGATTTAAGTTCATCCATTTGCATTTTACTTGGAACCGTCACCGGAGTCTTTGGAGGTGTTTTAAGAGATGTAGTTGTAAATAGAATTCCGGTAGTATTCAAAAAAGAAATCTATGCTACCGCAAGTATCTTGGGAGGATTTTTATATTTATTTTTGATGAAATTAGAAGTTCCAAATCCTTATTTACAAATTGCTCCTATACTATTTATCATTATCATACGTTTAACAGCTGTATTCTTTAATATTTCTCTCCCATCAATTTATAAAGACAAACTTAAACATGGTTAA
- the mutS gene encoding DNA mismatch repair protein MutS has translation MKQYNGIKAKYPDAMLLFRVGDFYETFGTDAIKAAKVLNITLTKRGAGSDSETALAGFPHHSLNTYLPKLVKSGLRVAICDQLEDPKMTKTIVKRGVTELVTPGVALNDEVLQSKNNNFLASVHFGKKNLGVSFLDISTGEFLAAQGDTAYIDKLLQNFSPSEVLVEKKNKVLFNETFGDRFHTFYLDDWVFQIEFATESLLNHFKVNSLKGYGVENLPEGIISSGAILYYLSETQHNQLNHITAIQRVHENEYVWMDRFTVRNLELYHSTNENAVTLLSIIDQTNSPMGARLLKRWLALPLKESNQIIKRHEVVNYFMNHDDFYKTTQYQIKQISDIERLISKVATGKINPREVVYLKQSLDAIIPVKKAAEQSDNITLKAIGEQLQDCTLLREKIATILVSDAPVSINKGNAIASGVSEELDELRNISNSGKDYLDNLVKRETERTGITSLKIAFNNVFGYYIEVRNTHKDKVPEDWIRKQTLVNAERYITEELKEYETKILGAEEKIAQLEQQIFSKLIQFLIDYIQPIQLNANLVAQLDCLCGFATLAMQNSYVRPTIDESTEIEIKNGRHPVIEKQLAFGEEYIANDINLNRNQQQIIMITGPNMSGKSAILRQTALIVLLAQMGSYVPAQQARIGVVDKIFTRVGASDNISMGESTFMVEMNETASILNNVSERSLILLDEIGRGTSTYDGISIAWAIAEYLHEHPSQAKTLFATHYHELNDMASTFTRVKNFNVSVKELKDKVIFLRKLTAGGSEHSFGIHVAKLAGMPQAVIHRANKMLTQLEKSHGLENNKAKIESVGKEDDYQLSFFQLDDPLLEDIKEEILATNIDNLTPVEALMKLNEIKRMLTGK, from the coding sequence ATGAAACAATACAACGGTATTAAGGCTAAATATCCTGATGCGATGTTGTTGTTTAGAGTAGGAGATTTTTACGAGACTTTTGGTACCGATGCCATAAAAGCCGCTAAAGTTTTAAACATTACCCTAACCAAACGTGGAGCGGGTAGCGATTCTGAAACTGCATTGGCAGGATTTCCACATCATTCCTTAAACACTTATTTACCTAAACTGGTAAAATCTGGATTACGTGTGGCTATTTGCGATCAGTTAGAAGACCCTAAAATGACCAAAACCATTGTAAAACGTGGTGTTACAGAATTAGTAACTCCGGGAGTTGCTTTAAATGATGAGGTTTTACAATCTAAAAACAATAACTTTTTAGCTTCTGTACACTTTGGAAAGAAAAATTTAGGGGTTTCTTTTTTGGATATTTCTACAGGAGAATTTTTAGCTGCTCAAGGAGATACTGCTTATATAGATAAATTATTACAAAACTTTTCGCCAAGTGAAGTTTTAGTAGAAAAGAAAAACAAAGTTTTGTTTAACGAAACTTTTGGAGATAGATTTCATACTTTTTATTTAGATGATTGGGTTTTTCAAATAGAATTTGCTACTGAAAGTCTTTTAAATCACTTTAAAGTAAATTCTTTAAAAGGATATGGTGTAGAAAATTTGCCCGAAGGAATTATTTCTTCTGGAGCTATTTTATACTATTTATCAGAAACGCAACACAATCAACTAAATCACATTACTGCTATTCAACGAGTTCACGAAAATGAATATGTTTGGATGGACAGGTTTACAGTTCGTAATTTGGAATTATATCATTCTACCAACGAAAATGCCGTTACACTTTTAAGCATTATAGACCAAACCAATTCCCCAATGGGAGCACGTTTGTTAAAACGTTGGTTGGCCTTGCCTTTAAAAGAATCCAATCAAATTATCAAAAGACATGAAGTGGTAAATTACTTTATGAATCATGATGATTTTTACAAAACCACTCAATATCAAATCAAACAAATTAGTGATATTGAACGATTGATTTCTAAAGTGGCTACAGGAAAAATAAATCCTAGAGAAGTAGTTTATTTAAAACAATCTTTAGATGCTATTATTCCTGTAAAAAAAGCTGCTGAACAAAGTGATAATATCACCCTAAAAGCCATTGGTGAACAGTTACAAGATTGTACTTTATTAAGAGAAAAAATTGCCACTATTTTGGTGAGCGATGCTCCGGTAAGCATTAACAAAGGAAATGCCATTGCCTCTGGAGTTTCTGAAGAACTTGACGAACTTAGAAACATTTCTAACTCTGGTAAAGATTATTTAGACAATCTGGTAAAAAGAGAAACGGAAAGAACCGGAATTACTTCATTAAAAATAGCCTTTAACAATGTTTTTGGATATTATATAGAAGTAAGAAACACTCATAAAGACAAGGTTCCAGAAGATTGGATTAGAAAACAAACTTTGGTGAATGCTGAAAGATATATTACCGAAGAGTTAAAAGAATACGAAACCAAAATTTTAGGTGCCGAAGAAAAAATAGCTCAATTAGAACAACAAATATTTAGCAAATTAATTCAGTTTTTAATTGATTATATTCAACCTATTCAGTTAAACGCAAACTTAGTTGCTCAGTTAGATTGTTTGTGTGGATTTGCCACATTGGCCATGCAAAACAGCTATGTTCGCCCAACCATTGATGAAAGTACCGAAATTGAAATTAAAAACGGTCGTCATCCTGTGATTGAAAAACAATTGGCTTTTGGAGAAGAATATATTGCTAATGATATCAATCTAAATAGAAATCAGCAACAAATTATTATGATTACCGGACCAAACATGTCTGGTAAATCGGCCATTTTAAGACAAACTGCATTGATTGTTTTATTGGCACAAATGGGAAGTTACGTACCTGCACAACAAGCTAGAATTGGAGTAGTAGATAAAATATTTACTCGTGTAGGAGCCAGTGATAATATTTCTATGGGAGAATCTACTTTTATGGTAGAAATGAATGAAACTGCTAGTATTTTGAACAACGTATCAGAACGCAGTTTGATTTTGTTAGATGAAATTGGACGTGGAACTAGTACTTATGATGGAATTTCTATTGCTTGGGCCATTGCAGAATATTTACACGAGCATCCTAGCCAGGCAAAAACATTATTTGCCACACATTATCACGAACTAAATGATATGGCAAGTACCTTTACTCGTGTTAAAAACTTTAACGTATCTGTAAAAGAGTTAAAAGATAAAGTTATTTTCTTACGTAAATTAACTGCCGGAGGAAGCGAACACAGTTTTGGTATTCATGTAGCCAAGTTAGCCGGAATGCCTCAAGCTGTAATTCACAGAGCCAATAAAATGTTAACTCAACTAGAAAAAAGTCACGGTTTAGAAAACAACAAAGCCAAAATTGAATCTGTAGGAAAAGAAGATGATTATCAACTAAGTTTTTTCCAATTAGACGATCCTCTATTAGAAGATATTAAGGAAGAAATTTTAGCCACCAATATCGATAATCTTACTCCAGTAGAAGCATTGATGAAATTAAACGAAATCAAAAGAATGTTAACAGGTAAGTAA